The following coding sequences are from one Salvia hispanica cultivar TCC Black 2014 chromosome 3, UniMelb_Shisp_WGS_1.0, whole genome shotgun sequence window:
- the LOC125214873 gene encoding binding partner of ACD11 1-like isoform X1 — translation MPQTRTVQVKQVSDLATEREIHEFFSFSGEIEHIEICREPGQSKTAFVTFKDPKALEIACLLSGATIVDQVVSITPTENYVPQPETRELQVSENTASISQGNNSPVAEQGNVSPNSGRVYVNKAQDVVSSMIAKGSAIGQDAVNKAKAFDEKHKLTANASARVISFDQRVGITEKFTVGITVVNEKVKSVDQKFQVSDKTMSALMAAERKLNDTGSAVKSSRYVTAGTSWLNGAFTKVAKVGQVAGSKTREKWNMALTNLRAKDSPIAA, via the exons ATGCCA CAGACAAGGACAGTTCAAGTAAAGCAGGTATCGGATCTAGCTACGGAGAGAGAAATTCACGagttcttttccttttccggTGAAATTGAGCACATTGAGATCTGCAG AGAGCCTGGGCAGTCCAAAACTGCGTTTGTGACTTTTAAAGATCCAAAGGCGCTTGAAATAGCGTGTTTGTTATCG GGTGCAACAATAGTGGACCAGGTTGTTAGCATCACACCTACAGAAAATTATGTACCTCAACCAGAGACTCGG GAACTGCAAGTCAGTGAAAACACTGCAAGCATATCTCAGGGGAATAATTCTCCAGTTGCTGAG CAGGGAAATGTGAGCCCAAACAGTGGGAGAGTGTATGTTAATAAGGCCCAAGATGTTGTGTCAAGTATGATTGCAAAAGGTTCAGCTATTGGTCAGGATGCTGTAAACAAGGCTAAAGCCTTTGATGAAAAGCATAAGTTGACTGCCAATGCATCAGCCAGAGTGATTTCATTTGACCAGAGAGTTGGGATAACAGAAAAATTTACTGTTGGCATTACCGTTGTAAATGAGAAAGTGAAATCTGTGGATCAAAAGTTTCAGGTGTCAGATAAAACCATGTCAGCTCTCATGGCTGCAGaaaggaaattaaatgatactGGATCAGCTGTTAAATCTAGCAG GTACGTGACAGCTGGAACAAGTTGGTTGAATGGTGCTTTCACGAAAGTGGCAAAAGTTGGCCAGGTAGCTGGTTCAAAAACTAGAGAAAAATGGAATATGGCATTGACAAATTTAAGGGCCAAG GATTCCCCTATTGCAGCCTAA
- the LOC125214873 gene encoding binding partner of ACD11 1-like isoform X2 yields MPQTRTVQVKQVSDLATEREIHEFFSFSGEIEHIEICREPGQSKTAFVTFKDPKALEIACLLSGATIVDQVVSITPTENYVPQPETRELQVSENTASISQGNNSPVAEGNVSPNSGRVYVNKAQDVVSSMIAKGSAIGQDAVNKAKAFDEKHKLTANASARVISFDQRVGITEKFTVGITVVNEKVKSVDQKFQVSDKTMSALMAAERKLNDTGSAVKSSRYVTAGTSWLNGAFTKVAKVGQVAGSKTREKWNMALTNLRAKDSPIAA; encoded by the exons ATGCCA CAGACAAGGACAGTTCAAGTAAAGCAGGTATCGGATCTAGCTACGGAGAGAGAAATTCACGagttcttttccttttccggTGAAATTGAGCACATTGAGATCTGCAG AGAGCCTGGGCAGTCCAAAACTGCGTTTGTGACTTTTAAAGATCCAAAGGCGCTTGAAATAGCGTGTTTGTTATCG GGTGCAACAATAGTGGACCAGGTTGTTAGCATCACACCTACAGAAAATTATGTACCTCAACCAGAGACTCGG GAACTGCAAGTCAGTGAAAACACTGCAAGCATATCTCAGGGGAATAATTCTCCAGTTGCTGAG GGAAATGTGAGCCCAAACAGTGGGAGAGTGTATGTTAATAAGGCCCAAGATGTTGTGTCAAGTATGATTGCAAAAGGTTCAGCTATTGGTCAGGATGCTGTAAACAAGGCTAAAGCCTTTGATGAAAAGCATAAGTTGACTGCCAATGCATCAGCCAGAGTGATTTCATTTGACCAGAGAGTTGGGATAACAGAAAAATTTACTGTTGGCATTACCGTTGTAAATGAGAAAGTGAAATCTGTGGATCAAAAGTTTCAGGTGTCAGATAAAACCATGTCAGCTCTCATGGCTGCAGaaaggaaattaaatgatactGGATCAGCTGTTAAATCTAGCAG GTACGTGACAGCTGGAACAAGTTGGTTGAATGGTGCTTTCACGAAAGTGGCAAAAGTTGGCCAGGTAGCTGGTTCAAAAACTAGAGAAAAATGGAATATGGCATTGACAAATTTAAGGGCCAAG GATTCCCCTATTGCAGCCTAA
- the LOC125214873 gene encoding binding partner of ACD11 1-like isoform X3 yields MPTRTVQVKQVSDLATEREIHEFFSFSGEIEHIEICREPGQSKTAFVTFKDPKALEIACLLSGATIVDQVVSITPTENYVPQPETRELQVSENTASISQGNNSPVAEQGNVSPNSGRVYVNKAQDVVSSMIAKGSAIGQDAVNKAKAFDEKHKLTANASARVISFDQRVGITEKFTVGITVVNEKVKSVDQKFQVSDKTMSALMAAERKLNDTGSAVKSSRYVTAGTSWLNGAFTKVAKVGQVAGSKTREKWNMALTNLRAKDSPIAA; encoded by the exons ATGCCA ACAAGGACAGTTCAAGTAAAGCAGGTATCGGATCTAGCTACGGAGAGAGAAATTCACGagttcttttccttttccggTGAAATTGAGCACATTGAGATCTGCAG AGAGCCTGGGCAGTCCAAAACTGCGTTTGTGACTTTTAAAGATCCAAAGGCGCTTGAAATAGCGTGTTTGTTATCG GGTGCAACAATAGTGGACCAGGTTGTTAGCATCACACCTACAGAAAATTATGTACCTCAACCAGAGACTCGG GAACTGCAAGTCAGTGAAAACACTGCAAGCATATCTCAGGGGAATAATTCTCCAGTTGCTGAG CAGGGAAATGTGAGCCCAAACAGTGGGAGAGTGTATGTTAATAAGGCCCAAGATGTTGTGTCAAGTATGATTGCAAAAGGTTCAGCTATTGGTCAGGATGCTGTAAACAAGGCTAAAGCCTTTGATGAAAAGCATAAGTTGACTGCCAATGCATCAGCCAGAGTGATTTCATTTGACCAGAGAGTTGGGATAACAGAAAAATTTACTGTTGGCATTACCGTTGTAAATGAGAAAGTGAAATCTGTGGATCAAAAGTTTCAGGTGTCAGATAAAACCATGTCAGCTCTCATGGCTGCAGaaaggaaattaaatgatactGGATCAGCTGTTAAATCTAGCAG GTACGTGACAGCTGGAACAAGTTGGTTGAATGGTGCTTTCACGAAAGTGGCAAAAGTTGGCCAGGTAGCTGGTTCAAAAACTAGAGAAAAATGGAATATGGCATTGACAAATTTAAGGGCCAAG GATTCCCCTATTGCAGCCTAA
- the LOC125214877 gene encoding inactive protein RESTRICTED TEV MOVEMENT 2-like, with amino-acid sequence MAAQSIDQNIAYEEFEPFCKWQRKEDRDVLEIHLPDFKKEQLIVLISKHGVLKILGERPTDASKSKGIRFDKEVAAPNTKYDTHSIHAKFVDNNLIITLPKAKPEPTLKPAAAGAQEKAKAATPSIGGNAAASLAVTVVVATVLAAYVHFMYKSTVERI; translated from the exons atggCGGCACAATCAATTGATCAAAATATTGCTTACGAGGAATTTGAGCCTTTTTGCAAATGGCAGCGTAAGGAGGATCGTGACGTTCTTGAAATCCACCTCCCAG ATTTCAAAAAGGAGCAGCTGATAGTGCTAATCAGCAAGCACGGGGTGCTGAAGATTTTGGGAGAAAGACCAACCGATGCATCGAAATCGAAAGGCATCAGATTCGACAAAGAGGTGGCTGCACCCAACACCAAATACGACACTCACTCCATCCATGCTAAATTCGTCGATAACAATCTCATCATCACATTGCCGAAGGCCAAACCCGAGCCCACGCTGAAACCGGCTGCAGCTGGAGCCCAGGAGAAGGCCAAGGCCGCAACTCCGTCTATCGGGGGAAACGCAGCAGCGAGCCTCGCCGTGACTGTTGTGGTTGCGACGGTGCTAGCTGCTTATGTGCATTTTATGTACAAGTCCACGGTTGAACGTATATGA